In Mercenaria mercenaria strain notata chromosome 13, MADL_Memer_1, whole genome shotgun sequence, a single window of DNA contains:
- the LOC128547792 gene encoding L-amino acid oxidase-like encodes MLQCKKRFWQKDVGQGGFSKTNMMIGQLHYPDFNGSGIGDDERGLLLVYTWQANALKYGSQPKDMAICSAVHDISKINPEIKHEFEVGTVQAWYSDPTSEGAFANLKPYEYIDHMNSLTKPTDTVYLAGEALSWSNGWIQGAIFSGLMQAYCFQSHQEDKEIVTPYL; translated from the coding sequence ATGCTGCAGTGCAAGAAAAGATTCTGGCAGAAAGACGTAGGTCAAGGAGGTTTCAGTAAAACTAACATGATGATCGGACAGTTACATTACCCGGATTTCAACGGCTCCGGAATTGGAGACGACGAAAGAGGATTGCTGTTGGTATATACATGGCAAGCTAATGCGTTGAAATATGGTTCACAACCAAAAGATATGGCTATTTGCAGTGCCGTTCATGACATAAGCAAGATCAATCCCGAAATAAAGCATGAATTTGAGGTTGGAACCGTTCAGGCATGGTACAGCGATCCAACCTCCGAAGGTGCTTTCGCGAATTTAAAACCCTATGAGTACATAGATCATATGAATAGCCTGACAAAACCAACAGACACCGTATACTTAGCTGGAGAGGCATTGTCCTGGTCAAATGGTTGGATTCAGGGAGCTATATTCTCTGGGCTAATGCAAGCCTACTGTTTCCAGTCGCATCAAGAGGACAAAGAAATTGTCACGCCTTATCTCTAA